Proteins encoded in a region of the Dreissena polymorpha isolate Duluth1 chromosome 6, UMN_Dpol_1.0, whole genome shotgun sequence genome:
- the LOC127834480 gene encoding complement C1q tumor necrosis factor-related protein 3-like — MVFRVLIVCALIALFNKNYALSNDLDLQARIEKLERRIELEQESCKEMNARLKEEVQSLRNIITNEHRNGTLTHVYKRQSTPEVVAFTAYLSYNPEHIADGQIIPFDRTITNLGNAFNIHSHTFICPVDGLYMFSVVISHLTIGEVLGKLVIDGVNIVDAIADPVTNGHDQQGINMAVVQARKGQAVQVVNYLYNDVWYRSDETNRFSTFSGVLLQEM; from the exons ATGGTATTTCGAGTACTAATTGTGTGTGCGTTGATCGCTTTGTTTAACAAGAACTATGCGCTATCTAACGACTTGGATCTACAAGCCCGAATCGAAAAGCTAGAGAGAAGAATCGAGCTTGAACAAGAATCGTGCAAAGAGATGAATGCACGACTAAAAGAGGAAGTGCAGAGTCTTAGAAACATCATCACGAATGAACACCGCAACGGGACATTAACACATGTCT ACAAAAGACAGAGTACTCCGGAAGTTGTTGCATTCACCGCCTACCTTAGTTATAACCCAGAACATATCGCAGATGGACAGATCATTCCCTTTGACAGGACCATCACAAACCTTGGTAATGCGTTTAACATCCACTCGCATACGTTCATCTGCCCCGTCGATGGATTGTATATGTTTTCCGTTGTCATTTCCCATTTGACAATTGGAGAGGTTCTTGGAAAACTAGTCATCGATGGGGTAAATATTGTTGATGCGATTGCTGATCCAGTAACAAATGGCCATGACCAACAGGGCATAAATATGGCAGTCGTTCag GCTAGAAAAGGACAAGCTGTGCAAGTGGTCAACTATTTATACAATGACGTCTGGTACCGCAGCGACGAAACAAATAGGTTTTCAACATTCAGCGGAGTGCTCCTTCAAGAAATGTAA
- the LOC127836264 gene encoding mannose-P-dolichol utilization defect 1 protein homolog isoform X2, with product MEIFGEYPDKLVNFGQSRHGSCLLTVLGYILIGTMTISQVPQIFKILRKRSTLCVSFCSLLLLLQASSSTVAYAIYNRLSFSAWGEHIVLMFMFVVLVCLLLQYNQRPIASLVFMTVYILCMVLLLWPSVPQRLVQTLYLLSMPAMVLSRVLQMYKIHRTKCPGQLSATSSFLCIFHGLGRITTSILTTGDRLMIIAFAIGSLFNVLLFLQVMFYRRKTKKVA from the exons ATGGAGATATTTGGTGAATATCCGGATAAATTAGTGAACTTTGGACAATCACGCCATG GATCATGCTTACTCACGGTGCTGGGATACATTCTTATTGGAACAATGACCATAA GCCAAGTTCCACAGATTTTCAAAATCCTACGAAAGCGTAGCACCCTTTGTGTCAGTTTCTGTAGtctcctgctactactacaagcATCGTCATCCACAGTGGCATATGCAATCTACAACAGATTATCATTTAG CGCGTGGGGCGAACACATTGTGCTGATGTTTATGTTCGTGGTGTTGGTGTGCCTTCTCTTGCAATACAACCAACGGCCTATTGCCTCTCTGGTATTCATGACGGTATATATCTTGTGTATGGTGCTGCTGCTATGGCCATCCGTGCCCCAACGTCTGGTCCAGACGCTGTATCTTCTTAGCATGCCAGCCATGGTATTAAGTCGG GTGCTGCAAATGTATAAGATTCACAGGACGAAGTGTCCCGGGCAGCTGTCGGCAACATCGTCATTTCTGTGCATTTTCCATGGACTTGGCAGAATAACTACATCCATATTAACCACTGGTGACCGACTTATGATTATTGCTTTTGCCATTGGtagtttatttaatgttttattgtttttgcaaGTTATGTTTTATAGACGAAAAACTAAGAAAGTTGCATAG
- the LOC127836264 gene encoding mannose-P-dolichol utilization defect 1 protein homolog isoform X1: protein MASMELLTSYYTGIITSRLDRDDEILRNGVQHTCFHEIGEIVMRRHVEGSCLLTVLGYILIGTMTISQVPQIFKILRKRSTLCVSFCSLLLLLQASSSTVAYAIYNRLSFSAWGEHIVLMFMFVVLVCLLLQYNQRPIASLVFMTVYILCMVLLLWPSVPQRLVQTLYLLSMPAMVLSRVLQMYKIHRTKCPGQLSATSSFLCIFHGLGRITTSILTTGDRLMIIAFAIGSLFNVLLFLQVMFYRRKTKKVA from the exons ATGGCGAGTATGGAACTTCTCACGTCGTACTATACGGGCATTATAACGTCACGATTGGATCGTGATGACGAAATCTTACGCAACGGAGTCCAACACACGTGTTTCCACGAGATTGGCGAGATTGTGATGCGAAGACATGTTGAAG GATCATGCTTACTCACGGTGCTGGGATACATTCTTATTGGAACAATGACCATAA GCCAAGTTCCACAGATTTTCAAAATCCTACGAAAGCGTAGCACCCTTTGTGTCAGTTTCTGTAGtctcctgctactactacaagcATCGTCATCCACAGTGGCATATGCAATCTACAACAGATTATCATTTAG CGCGTGGGGCGAACACATTGTGCTGATGTTTATGTTCGTGGTGTTGGTGTGCCTTCTCTTGCAATACAACCAACGGCCTATTGCCTCTCTGGTATTCATGACGGTATATATCTTGTGTATGGTGCTGCTGCTATGGCCATCCGTGCCCCAACGTCTGGTCCAGACGCTGTATCTTCTTAGCATGCCAGCCATGGTATTAAGTCGG GTGCTGCAAATGTATAAGATTCACAGGACGAAGTGTCCCGGGCAGCTGTCGGCAACATCGTCATTTCTGTGCATTTTCCATGGACTTGGCAGAATAACTACATCCATATTAACCACTGGTGACCGACTTATGATTATTGCTTTTGCCATTGGtagtttatttaatgttttattgtttttgcaaGTTATGTTTTATAGACGAAAAACTAAGAAAGTTGCATAG